The window CCTTATTCAACAAGATTGAACGTCATTATTTAGCAAAATTACCAGATTCTGAAGATGCGATTATTACCGATACTACAAAAGTTGTTCATACTTTAAATTCACTTTGTATTGAAATGGATAATCGTTACGATTTGCTTAAAAACGCAATGGTACGTAACATTAAAGAATATAATGCAAAATTTAAGGCTCGAAAATTAAATCCAGAAAACGGACATCAATTTTTACCTTACATTGTTTTGGTTATTGATGAATTTGCTGATTTAATTATGACAGCTGGTAAAGAAGTAGAAACCCCAATTGCTCGTTTAGCTCAGTTAGCGCGTGCTATTGGAATTCATTTAATTGTAGCAACACAAAGACCTTCTGTAAATGTAATTACAGGTATTATTAAAGCAAATTTTCCTGCAAGAATTGCATTTAGAGTAACATCAAAAATTGATAGTAGAACTATTTTAGATGCTGGTGGAGCAGATCAATTAATTGGTCGTGGAGATTTATTATATACCAATGGAAACGATATCGTTAGAATTCAATGTGCTTTTGTAGATACTCCAGAAGTAGAAAGAATTACCGATTTTATTGGTTCTCAACGCGCTTATCCTGAAGCACATTTATTACCAGAATACGTAGATGATGAAAGTGGCATAAGTCTTGATAATAACATAGCAGACAGAGATAAGTTGTTTAGAGAAGCCGCAGAAGTTATTGTTACAGCACAACAAGGTTCGGCATCTTTATTGCAAAGAAAATTAAAGTTGGGTTATAACAGAGCTGGTAGAATTATAGATCAATTAGAAGCTGCTGGAATTGTAGGTCAGTTTGAAGGAAGTAAAGCAAGACAGGTTTTAGTACCCGATTTTGTTGCTTTAGATCAATTATTAGAAAACGAAAAGAATTAAAAATTCCGCAAAGCGGAAAAAAAAGATACAATGAAAAAATTAGGATTTTTATTTTTAGCAATATGTTTAAGTTTTAATACAGTTGCACAAAATGCATCAGAAGCAAAAAAATTATTAGATGATGTTTCTACAAAAATGGGCGCTTATAAAAATATGTATATTGGTTTTGATTCTACGTTAACAAACGAAGAAGCAGGTATTACAAACGACCCTCCAATAAGAGGAAACATTACAATTCAGCAAGAAAAATACAACCTAAAGTATTTAGGAAATGATTTTGTTTTCGACGGAAAAAAATTAGCCGTAATTAATCACGAAGAAAAAGAAATAGCCGTTACTGAAGGAGATTTGGAAGAAGAAGATGGTTTTATTTATCCATCTAAATTATTAACTTTCTACAAAGAAGGTTATACTTTTAAAATGGGGAAGCTTCAAAATAGTAAAGGTAGAAAGTTACAATATGTAACGCTTACTCCAATTGATAGTTCTTCTGAAATTATTAAGGTTGAATTAGCTATAGATGCAAAAACTAAACATATTTATAAGTTAATACAAAGTGGAGCAAACGGCTCTAAAACTACATTTACCATTAATGTTTTTAAAAGTGATCAAACAATTTCAAGTAAATTATTCTCGTTTGATAAAGCTAAATACCAAAAGCAAGGTTATTTAATCGATTAATCTTCAATTAACAGAAATTTAGTAGCTTTTTTAAAAGGAACAAAGTACTTTTGCTTCTGTGAAAATTTTAGATAAATACATACTAAAATCTTTTTTAGGCCCCTTTTTTGCAACTTTTTTTATCATACTATTTGTATTGGTAATGCAAGCTGTATGGTTTTTTTTCGATCAAATTGCAGGAAAAGGGATTACTTTTGATATTATTCTAAAGTTTATCTATTACGCATCACTAATAGTACTTTCACAAGCTTTACCAATTGCCGTTTTATTATCTTCAATAATGACTTTGGGTAATCTTTCTGAAAAATATGAATTTGCCGCTGCAAAATCTGCCGGTATTTCTTTACCAAGGATTGTTCGTTCTTTAATTGTATTCGCAATTTTTATTAGTGCTGCAAATTTTTTAATATCAAACTATGTGTATCCGTACGCTAACTTAAAAATTATAAATTTAAAGCTGAATATTAAAAAGAAGCAACCAGCTTTAGCACTAGTTCCTGGTAGTTTTAATTCAGAAATACCTAATTATCAAATTAAATTTGACGAAAAATACGGAGAAGAAAGCAACTTACTTAAAAATGTTTTAATCTACGATTTATCAGAAAGAAAAGGAAATAAGAAAATTATCACAGCCAAAAAAGGAAAGATAGTTTCTGAAGAAGGCAGTAGATACATGACACTTATTCTTAATGATGGTCATTTTTTTGAAAATCATATCAAGCAAAATACAACTTATGAAGATAAGAAAAAAATGCCTGCTTCTTATGCAGATTTTGATGAATACACTATAAACATTGATGTCTCTGCTCTAGATAAAGATGATCTAGGTGAAGAAAAATATACCAAGAACTTTAACATGTTAAGTTTAAAACAGCTAAAAGATACTGTGCCAACACTTAAACAAAACTATGATGAGTATATTAATGGTAGAGCAAAAACCTTAGGTTTAGATGTTAGAGTAAATGAGCTGCATCAGTACCCAGATTCTCTTATTAACAAGAAATTAAACCCAATAATTCTTGATAATTTTGAACTTAAACAGCAAGTAAACATTCTAAATACAGCGTTAGCAAAAACTAAACGTTCTATAAATAATATAAAAAACAATAAAGAAAGCCTAAAGCAACGTAGAAAGGTTTTAAACCTTTATGATGTTGAATTTTACAACAGAGTAGCTTTATCTTTATCTTGTATTCTATTATTTTTTATCGGAGCTCCATTAGGATCAATTATAAGAAAAGGTGGTTTTGGTTTGCCAATGATTTTAGCAATAGCTATTTATGTAGTCTATTTCTTTACAAATTCATTTGGTAAAAACCTTGCAGAAGAAAGTTCTGTTTCCGCCATTGTTGGTTCGTGGATTGCTGTATTAGCATTACTCCCATTTGCAATATTATTAACTATAAGAGCATCAAAAGATAAAGGATTATTTGATATAAATTCATTTTTATCACCTATCATTAATTTCTTTAAAAAATTATTTTCTAAAA of the Tenacibaculum todarodis genome contains:
- a CDS encoding LolA family protein; the protein is MKKLGFLFLAICLSFNTVAQNASEAKKLLDDVSTKMGAYKNMYIGFDSTLTNEEAGITNDPPIRGNITIQQEKYNLKYLGNDFVFDGKKLAVINHEEKEIAVTEGDLEEEDGFIYPSKLLTFYKEGYTFKMGKLQNSKGRKLQYVTLTPIDSSSEIIKVELAIDAKTKHIYKLIQSGANGSKTTFTINVFKSDQTISSKLFSFDKAKYQKQGYLID
- a CDS encoding LptF/LptG family permease, whose product is MKILDKYILKSFLGPFFATFFIILFVLVMQAVWFFFDQIAGKGITFDIILKFIYYASLIVLSQALPIAVLLSSIMTLGNLSEKYEFAAAKSAGISLPRIVRSLIVFAIFISAANFLISNYVYPYANLKIINLKLNIKKKQPALALVPGSFNSEIPNYQIKFDEKYGEESNLLKNVLIYDLSERKGNKKIITAKKGKIVSEEGSRYMTLILNDGHFFENHIKQNTTYEDKKKMPASYADFDEYTINIDVSALDKDDLGEEKYTKNFNMLSLKQLKDTVPTLKQNYDEYINGRAKTLGLDVRVNELHQYPDSLINKKLNPIILDNFELKQQVNILNTALAKTKRSINNIKNNKESLKQRRKVLNLYDVEFYNRVALSLSCILLFFIGAPLGSIIRKGGFGLPMILAIAIYVVYFFTNSFGKNLAEESSVSAIVGSWIAVLALLPFAILLTIRASKDKGLFDINSFLSPIINFFKKLFSKKNKAI